One genomic window of Candidatus Minimicrobia sp. QA0096 includes the following:
- a CDS encoding glycosyltransferase family 2 protein, with product MKTITLLIPVYNEESVLPQLFKRLDEFTKNTPNYQFEFFFINDGSIDKSFSIIAEQSKKDSRISYINLSRNFGKEIAMIAGIDHVKSDALVIIDADLQDPPEIIQEMISYWEDGYDDVYARRNNRQGETWLKKKTSQWYYRILQKSTNIPIQVDTGDFRLLDRRCIEALQKFRESQRNTKAIFSWIGYKKKEIFYDRDPRLAGQTKWNYRKLLNLAIDGITSFTTAPLRMATIFGFIISFIAFVWIIYLLVRPLFGVSTGAGYSSLMAVILFLGGVQLLSLGIIGEYVGRIFIETKNRPLYLIEEYHAGNIKKTR from the coding sequence ATGAAAACCATCACCCTTCTCATTCCTGTCTACAACGAAGAATCCGTTTTGCCGCAATTATTTAAGCGCTTGGACGAATTTACAAAAAACACACCCAATTATCAATTCGAATTTTTCTTCATAAATGACGGCAGCATCGATAAATCTTTTTCAATCATAGCCGAGCAATCGAAAAAAGATTCTCGAATTAGCTATATAAATCTATCGCGAAACTTCGGTAAGGAAATTGCCATGATAGCTGGAATTGACCACGTAAAAAGTGACGCTCTGGTGATTATCGATGCAGATTTGCAAGACCCGCCAGAGATCATCCAGGAAATGATTTCGTATTGGGAAGATGGTTACGATGACGTCTATGCTCGCCGCAACAATCGACAAGGCGAAACCTGGCTGAAGAAAAAAACCAGCCAATGGTATTACAGAATATTGCAAAAATCGACCAACATCCCCATTCAGGTCGACACTGGAGATTTTCGCTTACTGGATCGCCGATGCATTGAGGCTTTGCAAAAATTCCGCGAATCTCAACGCAATACAAAAGCGATTTTCAGCTGGATTGGATATAAGAAAAAAGAGATATTTTATGATCGCGACCCCAGATTAGCTGGTCAAACCAAGTGGAATTACCGGAAACTACTCAATTTGGCAATTGACGGAATTACCAGCTTTACTACCGCACCGCTACGCATGGCAACTATTTTTGGATTTATCATTTCGTTTATTGCTTTTGTCTGGATTATTTATCTTTTAGTTCGCCCTTTGTTCGGAGTTTCCACTGGCGCTGGATATTCTTCCTTAATGGCAGTTATCTTATTCCTCGGCGGAGTTCAGTTATTATCCCTGGGTATAATTGGTGAATATGTAGGACGAATATTTATTGAAACAAAAAACAGACCATTATATTTAATAGAGGAGTATCATGCAGGAAATATTAAAAAAACACGCTGA
- a CDS encoding GtrA family protein: MQEILKKHADKFRFLIVGSTNTVLDFGILFSLTIFLNIPKEFANFISTFVAFLFSFFANKKYTFKSTSQNLKKQFLLFAAVTLFGLWVIQTIIITIITPIFINFGLNKSLALLISKLAATVVSLVWNYVLYSRIVFKDTKNSSD, translated from the coding sequence ATGCAGGAAATATTAAAAAAACACGCTGATAAATTCAGGTTTCTCATTGTCGGCAGTACTAATACAGTACTAGATTTTGGCATACTTTTTAGCCTAACAATCTTTTTAAATATCCCAAAGGAGTTTGCTAATTTCATATCAACATTCGTTGCTTTTTTGTTCTCATTTTTTGCAAATAAAAAATATACTTTCAAGTCAACATCCCAAAACTTGAAAAAACAATTTCTTTTATTCGCCGCAGTTACACTATTTGGTTTATGGGTAATTCAGACAATTATCATCACTATTATCACACCGATATTTATAAACTTCGGATTAAATAAATCACTTGCTCTATTAATTAGCAAGCTAGCCGCCACGGTAGTCAGCCTCGTCTGGAATTACGTTCTATACTCCAGAATAGTCTTTAAAGACACTAAGAACTCTTCTGACTAA
- a CDS encoding protein jag — protein sequence MDQIETVEFVKKYLEDLLTFFDLNLEVSVKIEDGIVVASIPHSERSSILIGKNAETLRSIQNLLSTALHHKEASTVRVNLDIADYKKQHAEKIAEKARGWIEEVRRTGESKIVDLNAADRWTVHHLAGEYSDIDTHSEGEGRERRLIISQKSS from the coding sequence ATGGACCAAATTGAAACAGTTGAATTTGTAAAAAAATATTTAGAGGATTTGCTAACATTCTTTGACTTGAATCTGGAAGTTTCAGTAAAAATTGAAGATGGAATTGTTGTGGCTTCAATTCCGCATAGCGAGCGAAGTAGTATTTTAATCGGCAAAAATGCGGAAACATTGCGCAGTATTCAGAACCTTTTGTCGACAGCTCTTCATCATAAAGAAGCGTCAACTGTTCGAGTTAATTTGGACATTGCAGACTATAAAAAGCAGCACGCTGAAAAAATTGCCGAAAAGGCGCGCGGTTGGATTGAGGAAGTCCGTCGAACTGGCGAGTCAAAGATAGTGGATTTGAATGCTGCTGATCGCTGGACGGTGCATCACTTGGCTGGTGAATATAGTGATATTGATACGCATTCTGAAGGTGAAGGTCGCGAACGACGGCTAATTATTAGTCAGAAGAGTTCTTAG
- a CDS encoding YidC/Oxa1 family membrane protein insertase, producing the protein MSFFDEFIVRPILNLLMAIYSLIPDFGVSVIIFTIIVRLLLWPLIKKQLHQAKAMRKMQPELAKLKKQYAKNPQMRNLAMMELYKKHNVSAFGSIGVMIIQLPILIAMYRVVQIFVSSRADLGKYVYDFMKNLPVANNLVNNPDQFNQNFLGIIDLTQHAISKNGIVIGLVILAAVAAYLQYLTSKQLSPQSDSNRKLRDILAEAGDGKEADQAEVNAIMTRKMMKFMPVMMFFVIVYLPAALALYLTTASAVGYLQNYIIFKQDSKEMQEIADKKSKASTKIDKRVKKATEARVTRIKAKD; encoded by the coding sequence ATGAGTTTTTTTGATGAGTTTATTGTTCGACCGATTTTAAATTTGCTAATGGCTATTTATAGTCTGATTCCGGATTTTGGTGTTAGCGTTATTATCTTTACGATTATTGTAAGACTTTTACTTTGGCCGCTAATTAAAAAGCAACTTCACCAAGCAAAAGCCATGCGTAAAATGCAGCCAGAGCTAGCAAAACTTAAAAAACAATACGCAAAAAATCCGCAAATGCGTAACCTAGCGATGATGGAGCTTTATAAAAAACACAACGTCAGTGCCTTTGGCTCAATTGGTGTTATGATTATTCAGTTGCCGATTTTGATTGCGATGTATCGAGTGGTGCAGATTTTCGTTTCTAGCCGCGCCGACTTAGGAAAATATGTTTATGATTTTATGAAAAATCTGCCGGTTGCTAATAATCTAGTAAATAATCCAGATCAATTTAATCAGAATTTCCTGGGAATTATAGATTTGACACAACACGCAATATCAAAGAATGGAATTGTTATTGGCTTGGTTATTTTGGCGGCAGTTGCGGCATATTTGCAATATTTAACTTCAAAACAATTGTCACCCCAATCTGACAGCAATCGTAAGTTGCGAGATATTCTAGCTGAGGCTGGTGATGGAAAAGAGGCAGATCAGGCAGAAGTAAATGCTATTATGACGCGAAAAATGATGAAATTTATGCCAGTAATGATGTTCTTCGTGATTGTGTATTTGCCGGCAGCTTTGGCGCTTTATTTGACGACAGCTAGCGCCGTGGGATATCTCCAGAATTATATTATCTTCAAGCAAGACTCTAAAGAAATGCAAGAAATTGCAGATAAAAAATCTAAAGCATCGACAAAAATTGACAAACGTGTTAAAAAGGCTACAGAGGCCAGGGTAACTCGAATCAAGGCTAAGGATTAA
- the rnpA gene encoding ribonuclease P protein component, which yields MLQQCNRFHGHGSLKFVYKNGQAVRSSIATIKYVKNPYRSHSRFAVVVSKKVLKSAVRRNRIRRRVYEIIRLELPNMKNDQDVAVIIFSAEVLSMPHKDLKQTIKNLFSQAQLYK from the coding sequence ATGTTACAACAATGTAATCGGTTTCATGGTCATGGCAGTCTTAAGTTTGTCTATAAAAATGGACAAGCGGTTCGTTCGTCTATAGCCACGATAAAATACGTGAAGAACCCATATCGAAGCCACAGCAGGTTTGCGGTTGTTGTTAGTAAAAAAGTTCTAAAATCAGCGGTGCGTCGGAATCGTATACGTCGACGTGTTTATGAAATTATTCGCCTGGAGCTGCCTAATATGAAAAATGACCAAGATGTGGCTGTTATTATATTTTCGGCGGAAGTTTTATCGATGCCACATAAAGATCTAAAACAGACAATAAAGAATCTTTTCTCTCAAGCTCAACTGTATAAATAG
- the rpmH gene encoding 50S ribosomal protein L34 yields MPKRTFQPHTRHRAKTHGFRARVSTKAGRMVLKRRRLKGRAKIAI; encoded by the coding sequence ATGCCAAAGCGAACATTTCAACCACACACCCGACACCGCGCAAAGACGCACGGTTTTAGGGCACGAGTTTCTACCAAGGCTGGTAGGATGGTTTTGAAGCGCCGCCGCCTAAAGGGCCGCGCTAAAATTGCTATTTAA
- the dnaA gene encoding chromosomal replication initiator protein DnaA, which translates to MDSHAVWQGVLGEIEVTVSSSSFTAWFKNTKLEIISEKEVLIIAPNIFARTQLEKRFHPQILEALAHNGINAPSISYNVESSNKKPRVNREVDKSGQQETAKPLILPSRKSHSSNLNPRYTFDNFIVGSSNDLAYAACQAVAAHPGEKYNPLYLYGGSGLGKTHLMQAVGNEIIKKQPSARVLYITTETFVNEFLDSIRFKKKGFSDKYRNVDVLIVDDMQFIAGKEKTQDEFFHTFNDLHQNNKQIIISSDKPPKSIPTLTDRLRSRFEWGMAIDIQMPDYETRCAIVKAKAELSNTELDSDVVEYLATNFKTNIRELEGALNRLLAYAEMQNFTPDLAAAEGILGDIKRNRPQHITAKQIIDKTARYYNIDVKDMCSSRRDKFIAMPRQIAMFLLRSELKMSFPKIAQELGRKDHTTAMHSIEKITKESLTNVSIREQINDIKDKLYVH; encoded by the coding sequence GTGGATAGTCATGCGGTTTGGCAGGGTGTTTTAGGTGAGATTGAAGTAACTGTATCGTCTTCGTCGTTTACTGCGTGGTTTAAAAATACCAAATTGGAAATAATCTCCGAAAAAGAAGTTCTTATAATTGCGCCGAATATTTTTGCTAGAACTCAACTTGAAAAGCGATTTCACCCGCAAATATTAGAAGCCTTGGCTCACAATGGCATTAATGCTCCGTCTATTTCTTATAACGTCGAATCTAGCAATAAAAAACCGCGCGTTAATCGTGAAGTTGATAAAAGCGGACAACAAGAAACAGCGAAGCCTCTGATTTTACCATCGAGGAAATCTCATTCTAGTAATCTTAATCCCAGGTATACCTTTGACAACTTCATCGTTGGCTCAAGTAATGATCTTGCCTATGCCGCTTGCCAAGCCGTCGCCGCACATCCAGGAGAAAAATATAATCCGCTCTATCTTTACGGAGGGTCTGGACTTGGTAAAACTCACTTAATGCAGGCAGTTGGAAATGAGATAATTAAAAAGCAGCCATCGGCGCGAGTGCTTTACATTACTACAGAAACGTTTGTTAATGAATTTCTGGATTCTATTCGTTTCAAGAAAAAAGGTTTTTCTGATAAATATCGCAATGTCGATGTATTGATTGTCGATGATATGCAATTTATCGCTGGGAAAGAAAAAACTCAGGACGAATTTTTCCATACATTTAACGATCTTCATCAAAACAACAAGCAAATCATTATTAGCTCAGATAAACCGCCAAAAAGTATTCCTACTCTAACCGATCGTTTGCGTAGTCGATTTGAATGGGGTATGGCGATCGATATTCAGATGCCCGATTATGAAACTCGTTGTGCTATCGTTAAAGCAAAAGCTGAACTCAGCAACACTGAACTAGATTCCGATGTCGTAGAATATCTGGCGACCAACTTTAAGACGAACATTCGCGAGTTGGAAGGCGCTTTGAATAGACTGCTTGCTTATGCGGAAATGCAGAATTTCACTCCTGATTTAGCGGCGGCTGAAGGAATCTTGGGAGATATTAAACGCAATAGACCACAACATATAACCGCCAAACAAATAATTGATAAGACGGCGCGCTATTATAATATTGACGTAAAAGATATGTGCTCATCCAGGCGAGATAAATTTATCGCGATGCCAAGGCAAATTGCGATGTTTCTTCTGCGTAGTGAGCTGAAAATGAGTTTTCCGAAAATTGCCCAAGAGCTTGGACGAAAAGACCACACTACCGCTATGCATTCAATTGAAAAAATCACCAAGGAAAGCCTTACTAATGTCAGTATTCGCGAGCAAATTAACGACATTAAGGATAAATTATATGTTCATTAA
- the dnaN gene encoding DNA polymerase III subunit beta — protein sequence MKVSVTQEKLAKALNLIKDIASSRNELPILNNILLRTDGGRLLIAGTNLEIASTQYIGAKIEDHGSITIPARLVSEFITNLPSGPVELETKNEHLHITSGKFSSVINGVVADEYPELPTIDEKTAMQYEIDVEDLKKAIVQTKLAVSSDVTRAVLTGVYWHNYEGSLYLAATDGYRLAEKRLIKSDNEVSAIIPASTLAEVSKSVGDEKKITVLFDDSQVCFKTGDMEIVSRLIDGKFPDYRQLIPATAETEIVIKKSDFSRVTKIAALFARESGGGITITASEENSLLSIHSIASELGENTSEATAKISADGQVTLNSRYLTEVLNIIDADEIVFSFNGKLSPCVIREQVKNPDYTHIIMPLKS from the coding sequence ATGAAAGTATCAGTCACTCAAGAAAAACTCGCAAAAGCACTTAATCTAATCAAAGATATCGCATCGAGCCGTAATGAACTGCCGATATTAAATAATATTTTACTTCGCACCGATGGAGGAAGATTATTGATTGCTGGAACGAATTTGGAAATTGCTTCTACTCAATACATTGGTGCGAAAATTGAAGATCATGGATCTATTACAATCCCTGCCCGATTGGTATCAGAATTCATTACAAACTTACCAAGCGGTCCAGTGGAACTTGAAACCAAAAACGAACATTTGCATATAACTTCAGGAAAATTCTCATCAGTTATCAATGGCGTAGTAGCTGACGAATATCCTGAGCTGCCTACAATTGACGAAAAGACCGCCATGCAATATGAAATTGATGTTGAGGATTTAAAGAAAGCCATAGTCCAAACGAAGTTGGCTGTTAGCTCTGACGTTACGCGAGCGGTGCTCACGGGAGTTTATTGGCATAATTATGAAGGATCGCTATACTTAGCCGCTACTGATGGCTACAGGCTGGCAGAAAAGCGTCTGATAAAGTCGGATAATGAAGTTTCAGCGATCATTCCTGCGTCTACATTGGCGGAAGTCAGTAAGAGCGTCGGCGATGAGAAGAAAATTACGGTTCTTTTTGACGATTCTCAAGTTTGTTTTAAGACGGGAGATATGGAAATTGTTAGTCGATTAATTGACGGGAAATTCCCTGATTATCGCCAATTGATTCCAGCGACTGCCGAAACTGAGATCGTTATTAAGAAGTCTGATTTTAGTCGAGTTACGAAAATTGCGGCGTTATTTGCGCGTGAATCTGGTGGTGGAATTACAATTACCGCATCAGAGGAAAATTCTCTGCTTTCTATTCATTCGATTGCGTCTGAACTTGGTGAGAACACCTCAGAGGCAACAGCCAAAATATCCGCAGATGGTCAAGTTACTCTCAATTCGCGCTACCTAACAGAGGTTTTGAATATTATTGACGCGGATGAAATTGTATTCTCATTTAATGGTAAATTGTCGCCGTGCGTAATTCGCGAGCAAGTAAAAAATCCTGATTATACACACATTATCATGCCGCTTAAGAGTTAG
- a CDS encoding phage tail tip lysozyme — translation MYKKLSIALCFAISFAITMQPVSLAAGYPDSYVTNDILWYKENDSTTCSGSSSNGVSGSDNQEKIWGYLRNAGLSAEQTAGVMANIQAESGFSPTRHEVGQGWGSGGWGLAQWTFGRRTLIANKIPSELKKYYSQEYGGAPNDKGMVDSIPVEDNDKLLIFELEYLVQEGTERPVTARGFGTASNSWELLKTLKTVDDATVFWHDDFEKSAMTKDDVKNIRGAAAQKIYERFNGTGGSGGGCSSSNGGGDFIDYVKRYAWPEKRVRTDKKPDYEKAIEKAKSENRFTGGTCYGGGVDCGAFVTTILNDSGFDKNYNYGGEGGKAGPTGVQRAWAEANWQTLGNGSSINVADLKPGDVAHSPGHTFVFVGNIEGFDSNIASASLCEYAPKAGNESLTSPSVTWFRKK, via the coding sequence ATGTATAAAAAGTTGTCTATCGCTCTTTGCTTTGCTATATCTTTTGCTATTACTATGCAGCCAGTATCTTTGGCGGCAGGATATCCCGATTCATATGTAACAAACGATATTCTTTGGTATAAAGAAAATGATTCAACAACTTGTTCCGGATCATCTTCTAATGGAGTATCAGGATCTGATAACCAAGAAAAGATTTGGGGATATCTACGCAACGCAGGATTAAGCGCCGAACAAACAGCTGGCGTGATGGCTAATATTCAGGCAGAGTCAGGATTTAGTCCTACCAGACACGAAGTAGGTCAAGGATGGGGGTCTGGAGGTTGGGGACTTGCCCAGTGGACGTTCGGAAGGCGAACGCTTATAGCTAATAAAATACCGTCTGAGTTAAAAAAATATTACAGCCAAGAGTATGGTGGCGCGCCTAACGACAAGGGTATGGTCGATTCTATTCCGGTAGAAGACAACGACAAGCTATTGATCTTCGAATTAGAGTATTTAGTGCAAGAGGGGACAGAAAGACCCGTTACTGCTCGTGGATTTGGTACCGCTTCAAATTCATGGGAATTATTAAAAACCCTGAAGACAGTTGATGACGCCACTGTTTTTTGGCATGACGATTTTGAAAAATCAGCCATGACAAAAGATGACGTTAAAAATATACGCGGTGCCGCCGCACAAAAAATCTATGAAAGATTTAATGGTACAGGCGGAAGTGGAGGAGGATGCTCTTCATCAAACGGTGGCGGCGACTTTATCGACTATGTCAAACGTTATGCCTGGCCAGAAAAAAGGGTTCGTACAGATAAAAAACCTGATTACGAAAAAGCTATAGAAAAGGCAAAAAGTGAGAACAGATTTACTGGCGGTACGTGTTATGGCGGCGGTGTCGATTGTGGCGCGTTTGTAACAACGATTTTGAACGACAGTGGGTTTGATAAAAATTACAACTACGGAGGTGAGGGCGGTAAAGCTGGGCCGACTGGCGTACAGAGAGCGTGGGCAGAAGCCAACTGGCAAACTCTTGGTAACGGTAGCTCGATCAACGTAGCAGACCTTAAACCCGGTGATGTCGCCCATAGTCCAGGACATACATTTGTTTTTGTTGGTAATATAGAAGGATTTGACTCAAATATAGCATCCGCCTCATTGTGTGAATACGCCCCAAAAGCAGGCAACGAGAGCTTAACATCACCAAGCGTAACTTGGTTTAGGAAGAAATGA